TGAGCACGATCGCCTCGATGGATGGCGTGGTCGCATCATCCGGATACAGGCCAGCGACTCTGGACAAGACGCCCTCGTCCAGCAGCTCGGATGTCGGCCTTCGTGGCGTGTCTCGCGGGAAGTCACCACCATCGGGGGCAACCAACGGCATTCCAAGATCCAGCAGGATCCGAGTACCGCTGTCCGAGGCGACCTCGATGCACATGCCGCCTATCTCGTGCTGCCCCCGGTGGATCGTGTAGCGCAACTAGGCCCCCACCGAGGTGGCGAACTCCTCGAGCGGGATCATGCTCTTGGCGTAGAGCGCATACCCGGCGTGCGCCACATTCGCCACGTAGTAGTCGGCGTGCACTCTGTCGGGCAGATCCGCCAGTTCGCGGCGAAGAACAGAGGAATCAGGGTGGTGGTTCGCGATCACGAATACCACTTCGGGTCGACCACCCGAGACCTCGACTTCGCGTGTGGCGATGCGCTTCGGGATACCCGGCAGGCGGAGTCGTCTCTTCGTGTCGAAGATGTCTTGGAGCTCCCTGCAAAGAGACTCATACGGTTCGGAGACTGCGCCGCTGGCCTCTGGGGCGAGGAAGCGCTCGATGTCGTAGACGTGCTTGGCGAGTCCAGGTAGTACATGTCCCGATCCGTCTGGCCCACGACCCGACGCGATTGCGGCATCACCAGCCTTCATCTCGATGATGACTGGCGTCGCCGCTGAACTCGACCTCGTACGACCGGCCGAAGGCCAACGCAAGCCCACCATGTCGAACCGAAACCCGGTCTCCCTTTGTGGGCAGAGGCTTGGTGACTGCGCGTACTCGATATCGACCACGAAGTAGTCAGAGAGATCGCCTGTCGCATGCCGGTTGTTGTCCCGTACGACCGCCTGCTGATACTCGCGCTCCAGCTTGGGATGCTTGCAGAAGCGAATGTCCATTGCCTGCTTGTAGAAGCCGAACGCCTGAACCCAGGCGTCGGCGTCGTGGTTGGAGGCAACCGTCGGAGGCGGCTCGTGATCCGGCTTTGCTGACGTGTAGCCGTCGTGTCCGCCAAGGTAGCGACCGTCGAACTTCGCAGCGAACTTCTCGCCGCGTGCTTGCTGGTGCAGGCCCAGCAGCCGTCCACCCCGGTAGTAGATGTCGACGTAGTCGCGTCGAATCTCGAGACTCAGCGTGTCGTCATGCTGGAGTCGCTCGAGGATCGGCTGAAGGATGCCGGATGCGAGCTGCTCCTGGAATCGTTCACCGATTCCGCGCTGATACCGTTCGTCGATCACGCTGGCTCCCTCCGAATGCCGCTATCCGTTCACGTAGACGTAGATGCCAGGGCTGATCTCCTGGAGTTCGAGACTGATCGGTCCCCTCGAAGCGAGATACGACTGAACAGCGACACGCAGGCTATCGCTACTTGGCTGATCGACGGCGCGAAT
This DNA window, taken from Actinomycetota bacterium, encodes the following:
- a CDS encoding MBL fold metallo-hydrolase, whose translation is MRYTIHRGQHEIGGMCIEVASDSGTRILLDLGMPLVAPDGGDFPRDTPRRPTSELLDEGVLSRVAGLYPDDATTPSIEAIVLTHSHLDHYGLAHHARPEIPVYGSDGTVSILEVGKVFFPDAVVPPDLRRLPTDTRVS